One Fontisphaera persica DNA window includes the following coding sequences:
- a CDS encoding ferredoxin, with translation MRETARTAAMAGLGVLVGGIALKTGASHTVWQIDPYKCSWCGLCATACVLQPSAVKCVQIYPMCGYCKLCTGYFEPEPNALNTAAENQLCPTGAIKRRALEDPYFEYSIEEELCIGCAKCVKGCTLFGNGSFHLQIRHDRCVNCNECSIAVVCPAQAISRVPADQPYKFKSREHHA, from the coding sequence TTGCGGGAAACCGCCCGCACGGCAGCCATGGCCGGCTTGGGAGTGCTGGTGGGGGGCATCGCTTTGAAGACCGGCGCCTCCCACACCGTCTGGCAGATTGACCCGTATAAATGCTCCTGGTGCGGTCTCTGCGCCACCGCCTGCGTCCTGCAACCCTCCGCCGTCAAATGCGTGCAAATCTATCCCATGTGCGGCTACTGCAAGCTGTGCACGGGGTACTTCGAGCCGGAGCCTAATGCCCTCAACACCGCGGCGGAAAACCAGCTCTGCCCCACCGGCGCCATCAAACGCCGCGCGCTGGAAGACCCGTATTTCGAGTATTCCATCGAGGAAGAGCTGTGCATCGGTTGCGCCAAATGCGTCAAAGGCTGCACGCTTTTTGGCAATGGTTCCTTCCACCTGCAAATCCGTCATGACCGTTGCGTGAACTGCAATGAGTGCTCGATTGCGGTAGTTTGTCCCGCGCAGGCCATCTCCCGCGTGCCCGCCGACCAGCCTTACAAATTTAAATCCAGGGAACATCACGCATGA
- a CDS encoding class II aldolase/adducin family protein: MKNVISVRDLEEMLRRGQDPTQLPPDVILTPSARDFLRDLEDNGGLRKAPAAGGSTSPARPAAPAKPPTSKSPKAELEAFFNSPEIHALKEKICDIGRRMWQRNYVDGNGGNIAIRVGEDIALCTPTLVSKGFMKPSDICLVDLEGNQLLGEKKRTSEILMHLQIMKRQPRAVATVHCHPPAATAFAVANLSPPTCMIPEIEVMIGTVPVAEYRTPGTPEMGKLVADLVDQHNTILMGNHGAVSWSHVDVEDAYFKMEILEAYCNTIVIGTHLGVPLKTFEPKYLQDILKIKSTLGIPDARVGLKECELCDNSEWRPGVTCMVPPKADAAGPAPDPQAEALVQAITDQIMSQLK; encoded by the coding sequence ATGAAAAACGTCATCAGCGTCCGTGACCTTGAAGAAATGCTGCGCCGGGGCCAGGACCCGACCCAACTGCCTCCCGATGTCATCCTGACGCCCTCCGCCCGCGATTTCCTGCGCGACCTGGAAGACAACGGCGGCCTGCGCAAAGCCCCGGCCGCTGGCGGCAGCACCTCCCCCGCCCGTCCGGCAGCTCCCGCCAAACCGCCCACCTCCAAAAGCCCCAAGGCCGAACTGGAGGCCTTTTTCAACTCGCCCGAAATTCACGCGCTCAAGGAGAAGATTTGCGACATCGGGCGGCGCATGTGGCAGCGCAATTATGTGGACGGCAACGGCGGCAACATTGCCATTCGCGTCGGCGAAGACATTGCCTTGTGCACCCCCACCCTCGTCTCCAAGGGTTTCATGAAACCCTCCGATATCTGCCTGGTGGATTTGGAGGGCAACCAGCTCCTGGGGGAGAAGAAGCGCACCAGCGAAATCCTGATGCATCTGCAAATCATGAAACGCCAGCCCCGCGCCGTGGCCACCGTGCACTGCCACCCGCCCGCCGCCACGGCGTTTGCCGTCGCCAACCTCTCCCCGCCCACCTGCATGATTCCGGAAATCGAGGTCATGATTGGCACCGTGCCGGTGGCCGAGTACCGCACCCCAGGCACGCCGGAAATGGGCAAGCTCGTGGCGGACCTGGTGGACCAACACAACACCATTTTAATGGGCAACCATGGCGCCGTCTCCTGGAGCCATGTGGATGTGGAAGACGCCTATTTCAAAATGGAAATCCTCGAAGCCTATTGCAACACCATCGTCATCGGCACCCACCTGGGCGTGCCGTTGAAAACCTTCGAGCCGAAGTACCTGCAGGACATTTTGAAAATCAAATCCACCCTCGGCATTCCCGATGCCCGCGTGGGCTTGAAAGAGTGTGAGCTTTGCGACAACAGCGAATGGCGGCCCGGCGTGACCTGCATGGTCCCCCCCAAGGCCGACGCCGCCGGCCCCGCCCCCGACCCCCAGGCCGAGGCCCTGGTCCAGGCCATTACCGACCAAATCATGAGCCAGTTGAAATGA
- the ruvC gene encoding crossover junction endodeoxyribonuclease RuvC, whose protein sequence is MGIKPEQLSRMMERLQRPRKKPEPVVAATVAAPRSREGLVVLGVDPSLRGTGYGIVRSGKNGPAMVAHGTIRCGAAWPMTRCLGHIAQTLRQVVEETRPAVGVVEGLFYAQNLRTAIVMGQARGASLAVMAEAGLEVYEMAPRKVKQAIVGYGAAQKEAVARMVQRMLRLAELPAPDAADALALALAYLQETGRYLVAGPKQI, encoded by the coding sequence ATGGGCATCAAACCCGAACAACTCTCCCGCATGATGGAGCGTCTCCAGCGGCCTCGGAAAAAACCGGAGCCGGTGGTGGCGGCCACGGTGGCGGCCCCGCGCAGCCGTGAGGGGTTGGTGGTGTTGGGGGTTGACCCGTCCCTGCGCGGCACGGGTTATGGCATAGTGCGGAGTGGTAAAAACGGCCCGGCCATGGTGGCCCATGGCACCATCCGTTGCGGGGCGGCATGGCCGATGACCCGCTGCCTGGGGCACATAGCGCAAACCCTGCGGCAGGTGGTGGAAGAGACCCGGCCGGCGGTGGGGGTGGTGGAGGGCTTGTTTTACGCCCAGAATCTGCGCACCGCCATCGTCATGGGCCAGGCGCGCGGGGCCAGTCTGGCCGTGATGGCCGAGGCGGGGCTGGAGGTGTACGAAATGGCGCCGCGCAAGGTGAAGCAGGCCATTGTGGGATATGGCGCCGCGCAAAAGGAAGCGGTGGCTCGCATGGTGCAGCGCATGTTGCGGCTGGCCGAGCTGCCCGCGCCCGATGCCGCCGATGCCCTGGCGCTGGCGCTGGCCTATTTGCAGGAGACTGGCCGTTATCTGGTCGCCGGCCCGAAACAGATTTGA
- a CDS encoding twin-arginine translocation signal domain-containing protein — MKQPPPQPHESAIALTRRGFLGALAGSAATATVGAAPAPPSRSNPYEYKVDHLFKTDPKHLLYDTHGTLRLPVSDGRRVAVGPENQIWVSAGKTLLIFTSGLEKLREIQALDVIRALAVDADGTVYVAVKDHVEVFDPQGRRREPWNIPAANTWFTGIAVAEKDVFAADARNRVVLRYDKSGRLLGRLGEKDTSRKIPGLIVPSPFLDVEVAPDGLLRVTNPGRHLVETYTFDGSLVGSWGKTSMGVEGFCGCCNPINIAMLSDGRCITCEKGIPRVKRYSAKGEFEGVVVGPESFPEGLRTGAVFNKWDGSMAGVDAATDRQGRVLVLDQASNTLRIMVPKKPAATT; from the coding sequence ATGAAACAGCCACCTCCTCAGCCCCATGAGTCCGCCATTGCCCTCACCCGCCGGGGATTCCTGGGCGCTCTGGCGGGGAGCGCCGCCACCGCCACCGTGGGCGCCGCGCCGGCCCCACCGTCCCGCAGCAATCCCTACGAGTACAAGGTGGACCATCTGTTCAAAACCGACCCCAAGCATCTCTTGTACGACACCCACGGCACGCTCCGCCTGCCCGTTTCAGATGGTCGGCGCGTCGCCGTAGGGCCTGAGAATCAAATTTGGGTCAGTGCCGGCAAAACCTTGCTCATCTTCACCTCCGGGTTGGAAAAATTGCGGGAAATCCAGGCCTTGGATGTCATCCGCGCCCTGGCGGTGGACGCCGACGGCACCGTGTATGTGGCCGTCAAAGACCACGTGGAAGTTTTTGATCCCCAAGGCCGCCGACGCGAGCCATGGAACATCCCCGCCGCCAACACCTGGTTCACCGGCATTGCAGTCGCAGAAAAGGACGTTTTTGCGGCCGATGCCCGCAACCGCGTGGTGTTGCGCTATGACAAATCCGGGCGGCTGCTGGGGCGCCTCGGCGAAAAAGACACCAGCCGAAAAATCCCCGGCCTCATCGTGCCCAGTCCCTTCCTGGATGTCGAAGTGGCCCCCGACGGCCTGCTGCGGGTGACCAATCCGGGGCGGCATTTGGTGGAAACCTACACCTTTGACGGCAGTTTGGTTGGTTCGTGGGGCAAAACCAGCATGGGCGTGGAGGGCTTCTGTGGCTGCTGCAACCCCATCAATATCGCCATGCTCTCGGATGGCCGATGCATTACCTGCGAGAAAGGCATCCCGCGGGTAAAACGTTACAGCGCCAAAGGCGAGTTTGAAGGCGTGGTGGTCGGACCGGAATCCTTCCCGGAGGGACTGCGCACCGGCGCGGTGTTCAATAAATGGGATGGCTCGATGGCCGGGGTGGACGCCGCCACGGACCGCCAGGGCCGCGTGCTGGTGCTGGACCAGGCAAGCAACACCTTGCGCATCATGGTCCCCAAAAAACCGGCAGCCACAACGTAA
- a CDS encoding DUF4230 domain-containing protein, with the protein MWKTRFIIAGLVLVILSMFLLVAGLLMVRWYQQGQRPVPRNTAVFLRNIQTLNHLVTVEQRLEKVVVLEDPPTGKLALLAGDNRVILVAHGVVKAGVDLSQITEKDMKWRGTNLILRLPSSQITDVYLDEQRTQLIEHKTGFLRRFDAQLPELARQQALHDMRRAAREYGILAEADQRARASLQKFLEPMGISVQFGE; encoded by the coding sequence ATGTGGAAAACGCGCTTCATCATCGCGGGATTGGTGCTGGTGATTCTATCCATGTTCTTATTGGTGGCGGGATTGCTGATGGTCCGCTGGTACCAGCAGGGACAGCGCCCTGTGCCGCGCAACACCGCTGTTTTCCTGCGCAACATTCAGACCCTGAACCATTTGGTGACCGTGGAGCAACGCCTGGAAAAAGTGGTGGTGCTGGAGGATCCGCCCACGGGCAAACTGGCCTTGCTGGCCGGTGACAATCGGGTGATTTTGGTGGCGCATGGGGTGGTCAAAGCAGGGGTGGATTTATCGCAGATTACCGAAAAAGACATGAAATGGCGCGGTACCAATCTGATTTTGCGTCTGCCTTCCAGTCAAATTACGGACGTTTATCTGGATGAACAACGCACACAATTGATTGAGCATAAAACCGGTTTTCTCCGGAGATTCGACGCACAACTGCCGGAGTTGGCCCGCCAGCAAGCTCTGCATGACATGCGCCGCGCGGCCCGGGAATACGGCATATTAGCAGAGGCTGATCAACGTGCCCGGGCAAGCCTTCAGAAATTCCTCGAGCCCATGGGCATTTCGGTTCAGTTTGGGGAATGA
- a CDS encoding lysophospholipid acyltransferase family protein yields the protein MATFRQRPLRSGVVVPHTVEWHGRLGARLLFWLVQGCGATWRVEAEDRSGLLRMAGGARPPVIFCLWHNRLAVALRMQQVILERRGLAKPMAAMVSASKDGGLLARVLELAGIQPVRGSSSRRGPQALLELKTWAERGYDLAITPDGPRGPRCVVQDGAVALGQITGLPIIPVNVLVGWKWTVNSWDRFQVPLPFSRCHVRLGEPVVVPEDASDALREELRQTLEKRLRELAPD from the coding sequence TTGGCCACTTTTCGACAACGCCCGCTGCGTTCAGGAGTGGTGGTTCCGCACACTGTGGAATGGCATGGGCGGCTTGGCGCCCGATTGCTATTCTGGCTGGTGCAGGGATGCGGCGCCACCTGGCGGGTGGAGGCCGAGGACCGCTCGGGGTTGTTGCGCATGGCGGGAGGAGCGCGGCCGCCGGTGATATTTTGCCTTTGGCATAATCGCCTCGCGGTGGCGTTGCGCATGCAGCAGGTCATTTTGGAGCGGCGGGGCCTGGCCAAGCCCATGGCGGCCATGGTCAGCGCGAGCAAGGACGGCGGCCTGCTGGCACGCGTGCTGGAACTGGCCGGCATTCAGCCGGTCCGCGGCTCCAGCAGTCGGCGGGGGCCGCAGGCGCTGCTGGAACTGAAAACGTGGGCGGAGCGCGGCTATGATTTGGCCATAACGCCTGATGGCCCCCGCGGTCCGCGGTGTGTGGTGCAGGATGGCGCGGTTGCGCTGGGCCAAATCACCGGCCTGCCCATCATTCCGGTTAATGTGCTGGTGGGGTGGAAGTGGACGGTGAACAGTTGGGACCGTTTTCAAGTACCCCTGCCCTTTTCCCGCTGCCATGTGCGTTTGGGCGAGCCGGTGGTTGTACCGGAAGACGCGAGTGATGCCCTGCGCGAGGAATTGCGGCAGACCCTTGAGAAACGCCTGCGGGAGTTGGCGCCGGATTGA
- the ruvA gene encoding Holliday junction branch migration protein RuvA, translating to MITFLRGTLVESLPTQAIVEVQGVGYEVLIPLSSYDKLPPPGKEVKLLTHLLVREDAHVLYGFMTIAERELFRLLIETVSGIGPKTALNVLSGMSVAAFRGAVANGDIKALAQISGVGKKTAERIVVELRDKVGAAGAWEASSEARGLSPEDQRVNDAVLALLALGFKQIEAHDAVRAAQAMLGTSATVEELVRACLKKG from the coding sequence ATGATTACCTTTTTACGTGGCACGCTGGTGGAATCCCTGCCCACGCAGGCGATTGTGGAGGTGCAGGGGGTGGGTTATGAGGTCTTAATCCCGCTCTCCTCCTACGACAAACTGCCGCCGCCGGGAAAGGAAGTGAAACTGTTGACGCATCTGCTGGTGCGCGAGGATGCGCATGTGCTCTACGGTTTCATGACCATCGCCGAGCGGGAGCTGTTTCGCCTGTTGATAGAGACGGTGAGCGGCATCGGCCCCAAGACCGCCTTGAATGTGCTGAGCGGGATGAGCGTGGCTGCCTTCCGGGGCGCGGTGGCCAATGGGGACATCAAGGCCCTGGCGCAAATCAGCGGCGTGGGCAAGAAAACCGCCGAGCGCATCGTGGTGGAATTGCGGGACAAGGTGGGCGCGGCCGGCGCCTGGGAGGCGAGCAGCGAAGCGCGGGGCCTCTCGCCGGAGGACCAGCGGGTGAATGACGCTGTGTTGGCGCTGCTGGCGCTGGGATTCAAACAAATCGAGGCCCATGACGCCGTGCGGGCCGCGCAAGCCATGCTGGGCACTTCGGCCACGGTGGAGGAGCTGGTGCGCGCCTGTTTGAAAAAAGGTTGA
- a CDS encoding 4Fe-4S binding protein, whose amino-acid sequence MERFPPPDFESGYTFPPTTAPPPRADLMQYVDVAVLLAALALAAYFVLKLRSRKHVFWLTVFSVAYFGFYRKGCICSVGSTQDVALALFNSHYTLPWSVLAFFLLPLVFALFFGRVFCAAVCPLGAIQELVVVKPRTLPPWLEHGLSVIPFIYLGAGILFAATGSAFLFCQYDPFVSLYRRSGAFAMVALGGVFLLLGTMIGRPYCRFLCPYGALLSLCSRVSRHNVTLLPDDCVHCQLCDVACPYGAIREPTGLLPTPTPQQLWQRRLVFGGLAVLLVLGGGWLGRQLAVPFSKLNPTVALAEQVAAEATGKAWQMTDASKVFHDSGKPAEELYAQALRIRQRFTVGGMLWGALAGLVLGVKLLSLVQFDRRRCSFEPDPGQCVACARCYTHCPNEQARIKREQRAKTIPLSAAPAGASVTKNA is encoded by the coding sequence GTGGAACGTTTCCCCCCGCCGGATTTTGAATCAGGTTACACCTTCCCCCCCACCACCGCGCCGCCGCCGCGGGCGGACTTGATGCAGTATGTGGATGTGGCCGTGTTGCTGGCGGCCCTGGCCCTGGCGGCGTATTTCGTATTAAAACTGCGCTCCCGCAAGCACGTGTTCTGGCTTACCGTCTTTTCGGTAGCCTATTTCGGCTTTTATCGCAAGGGCTGCATCTGCAGCGTGGGTTCAACCCAGGATGTCGCCCTGGCTTTGTTCAACTCCCACTACACCCTGCCCTGGTCGGTCCTGGCGTTTTTCCTGCTGCCGCTGGTGTTTGCCCTGTTTTTCGGGCGGGTGTTTTGCGCGGCCGTCTGTCCCCTGGGCGCCATCCAGGAATTGGTAGTGGTCAAGCCCAGGACCCTGCCCCCATGGCTGGAGCATGGCCTGAGCGTCATTCCCTTTATTTATCTGGGCGCGGGCATCCTCTTTGCCGCCACCGGCAGCGCCTTTTTGTTCTGTCAATACGACCCCTTTGTTTCGTTGTACCGCCGGAGCGGAGCTTTCGCCATGGTGGCGCTGGGCGGGGTGTTTCTGTTATTGGGCACCATGATTGGCCGGCCCTACTGCCGCTTCCTCTGTCCCTACGGCGCGCTGCTCAGTTTGTGCAGCCGGGTGTCCCGGCACAACGTCACCTTGCTGCCGGACGACTGCGTGCACTGCCAGTTGTGCGATGTAGCCTGCCCCTACGGAGCCATCCGGGAGCCTACCGGCCTCCTGCCCACGCCCACCCCGCAACAACTTTGGCAGCGGCGGCTGGTCTTTGGCGGCCTGGCAGTGCTGCTCGTCCTGGGCGGTGGCTGGCTGGGGCGGCAATTGGCCGTGCCATTCTCCAAATTGAACCCCACCGTGGCCCTGGCGGAGCAAGTAGCCGCCGAAGCCACCGGCAAGGCCTGGCAAATGACTGATGCCAGCAAAGTGTTTCACGATTCCGGCAAACCGGCGGAAGAATTGTACGCTCAGGCCCTGCGCATCCGGCAACGTTTCACCGTGGGCGGCATGCTCTGGGGCGCATTGGCAGGCTTGGTTTTGGGCGTCAAATTATTGAGCTTGGTGCAATTTGACCGCCGCCGGTGCTCCTTTGAACCAGACCCGGGCCAGTGTGTGGCCTGTGCCCGGTGTTATACGCATTGCCCCAATGAACAAGCCCGCATCAAACGCGAGCAGCGGGCCAAAACCATCCCCTTGAGCGCCGCCCCGGCGGGCGCATCTGTGACTAAAAATGCCTGA
- a CDS encoding PQQ-binding-like beta-propeller repeat protein, with translation MPDQPAPKLPPLPAKTPAPGDEHPWKEPARRTAWVAGIYCAVLAVALIFSYFQSRQVNPVDHPRLVALKAALVQKPTDENLKQQIRELDLELRAAYFRHLARVQRSGWLLLGGVLVLLPALHFATWRRRLPRPGKYVVRPDLFERDARLSRLAVTAVAVLGAGLAVWAVKSAHSDLDVVLAKQAAPAKAQISPAPAVDASFPSREEMARHWPRFRGPEGAGVSPYTNVPVRWDGESSEGILWKTPLPYGSPNSPVVWSNRVFMTGGNSGQREVFCVDADTGKLLWQRPVGKPGKRLPPEDEEGRFYATSTCATDGRRVFAIFETGDLAAFDFQGQPVWQKSLGKPDNQYGHSASLELYKNLLIVQWDQADEEAGKSVIYAFNTATGAEVWKTAPRPVGASWSTPVVASAGNRTLLVATGNPWLMTYDPDTGAEVWRAQVCHGEVTPSPIVAGGLVITANEELVATKPDGTGDVTKTHVLWKQLDGIPDICSPLSDGKYVYLLTSSGILTVYELATGKRQYEHELEMEFKASPALAAGKLYLFGENGVTILAAAGPKFQELGRNKLSDLVFATPALMEGRIYLRGRNQLYCLGQKAP, from the coding sequence ATGCCTGACCAACCTGCCCCCAAACTCCCGCCGTTGCCCGCCAAAACCCCGGCGCCCGGCGATGAGCATCCTTGGAAAGAACCCGCGCGGCGAACGGCATGGGTGGCAGGCATTTACTGCGCCGTCCTCGCCGTGGCGCTGATTTTCAGTTATTTCCAAAGTCGCCAGGTGAATCCCGTGGACCACCCCCGCCTGGTGGCTCTCAAGGCGGCCCTGGTCCAAAAACCCACAGATGAAAATCTCAAGCAACAAATCCGGGAGCTGGACTTGGAGCTGCGCGCCGCTTATTTTCGCCATCTTGCCCGCGTCCAGCGCAGTGGGTGGCTGCTGCTGGGGGGCGTGCTGGTGCTCCTGCCGGCGCTGCATTTTGCCACCTGGCGCCGCCGCCTCCCGCGACCGGGCAAATATGTGGTGCGGCCAGATTTATTTGAGCGCGACGCCCGCCTCTCCCGGCTGGCGGTCACGGCCGTCGCCGTGCTGGGAGCGGGCCTCGCCGTCTGGGCGGTTAAATCCGCGCACAGCGACTTGGATGTCGTATTGGCGAAACAGGCGGCGCCTGCCAAGGCACAAATTTCTCCTGCTCCCGCCGTGGATGCCTCGTTTCCCAGCCGCGAAGAAATGGCCCGCCACTGGCCGCGTTTCCGGGGGCCGGAAGGGGCTGGCGTTTCCCCCTATACCAATGTGCCAGTGCGCTGGGACGGCGAAAGTAGCGAAGGCATCCTGTGGAAAACGCCCCTGCCCTATGGCAGTCCCAATTCGCCGGTGGTTTGGAGCAATCGCGTGTTCATGACCGGTGGAAACTCCGGCCAGCGGGAAGTTTTTTGCGTGGACGCAGACACCGGCAAGCTCCTCTGGCAACGTCCGGTGGGCAAGCCCGGCAAACGCCTGCCGCCGGAAGACGAGGAAGGCCGTTTCTATGCCACCTCGACTTGCGCCACCGATGGCCGGCGGGTCTTTGCCATTTTCGAAACCGGCGATTTGGCCGCCTTCGATTTCCAAGGACAACCGGTGTGGCAAAAAAGCCTGGGCAAACCGGATAATCAATACGGCCACTCCGCCTCGTTGGAACTCTACAAAAACCTGTTGATTGTGCAATGGGACCAGGCTGACGAAGAAGCGGGCAAGTCGGTCATCTACGCCTTTAATACCGCCACCGGAGCGGAAGTCTGGAAAACCGCCCCGCGGCCAGTGGGCGCAAGCTGGTCCACCCCCGTGGTGGCCTCTGCGGGCAACCGCACGCTGCTGGTGGCCACCGGCAACCCGTGGCTGATGACGTATGACCCCGACACCGGCGCCGAAGTGTGGCGGGCGCAGGTATGCCACGGCGAAGTCACGCCCTCCCCCATTGTCGCCGGCGGACTGGTCATCACGGCCAATGAAGAATTGGTGGCCACCAAACCTGATGGCACCGGCGATGTCACCAAAACCCACGTTCTGTGGAAGCAACTCGATGGCATACCTGACATTTGCAGCCCGCTCAGCGACGGCAAATACGTCTATCTGCTCACCAGCTCCGGCATCCTGACCGTGTACGAGCTGGCCACCGGCAAAAGGCAGTACGAGCACGAATTGGAAATGGAATTCAAAGCCTCGCCTGCCCTCGCCGCCGGAAAACTCTATCTCTTTGGCGAAAACGGCGTGACCATCCTGGCCGCCGCCGGGCCAAAGTTTCAAGAGCTGGGCCGGAACAAACTCTCTGATTTGGTCTTCGCCACGCCGGCCTTGATGGAGGGCCGCATCTACCTTCGGGGCCGAAACCAGTTGTATTGCCTCGGCCAAAAGGCGCCATAA
- a CDS encoding tetratricopeptide repeat protein, with translation MNGLTPSEETQLLQTIEMFEVITQSQPHDYQSLEILKEAYSKLGRAKEAVNTAKRIAEAYMQLGQLSSAILEYETILQQYPDDPDVRRALAEIENKAASMTASPMPLEAEAARPSATARPGAEVKVDDGRDLMHKLFVEGKHITAGDFELCWVTPPPAPGKIVDPFLQVLHDKNILPLDKSMRLLCDKSGVAFLPLDRYDVDVELARKFPRDTCQRWCVLPIDRMSKSLMVATCNPFNKQAAKEITEASKDKDRIIWYISPPQELIRVIKKIFK, from the coding sequence ATGAATGGATTGACACCCAGCGAAGAGACCCAACTGCTGCAGACCATCGAAATGTTCGAGGTCATCACGCAGTCCCAGCCGCATGATTACCAGTCTCTGGAAATCCTGAAAGAGGCGTATTCCAAACTGGGCCGGGCCAAAGAGGCGGTCAACACCGCCAAGCGCATTGCCGAGGCCTACATGCAACTGGGCCAGCTCTCTTCCGCGATTCTCGAATACGAGACCATCCTCCAGCAATACCCGGATGACCCGGACGTGCGCCGAGCGCTGGCCGAAATCGAAAACAAGGCCGCCAGCATGACCGCCAGCCCGATGCCGCTGGAGGCCGAAGCCGCCCGCCCCTCCGCAACGGCCAGACCAGGGGCTGAGGTCAAGGTGGACGATGGCCGGGACCTGATGCACAAGCTCTTTGTGGAAGGCAAGCACATCACGGCGGGCGACTTCGAACTTTGCTGGGTCACTCCCCCGCCCGCCCCCGGCAAAATCGTGGACCCTTTCCTTCAGGTGCTCCACGACAAAAATATCCTCCCGCTGGACAAATCCATGCGCCTTCTCTGTGACAAATCCGGCGTGGCCTTTCTGCCCCTGGACCGCTATGACGTGGACGTGGAGCTGGCCCGTAAATTCCCGCGCGACACCTGCCAGCGCTGGTGCGTGCTGCCCATTGACCGCATGAGCAAATCGCTGATGGTGGCCACCTGTAATCCCTTCAACAAACAGGCGGCCAAGGAAATCACCGAGGCCAGCAAGGACAAAGACCGCATCATCTGGTACATTTCCCCACCCCAGGAACTCATCCGCGTCATCAAGAAGATTTTCAAATAA